AGGACTGAAGTAAAACGAAAGGATGGCTCTTTTATGTGCGGTGCCCGAAGGCGTTTTTCGCTGTAACGGTAGAAAAAGCGACTGTTCTCCGTGAGTGAGCGAACGGGATCAGGGAGTGTTGGAGCCGGTCAGGGGAAATGGCCGCGGTATGGAATATGCTGCATAAACAATAACATCAGAATTCTTTTACAGACAATATATTATCCATTTTCGTTTATTTTTTGTACTTTTAGCCAATATTTTATCCACAATATGTACTCATTAGAACAAACACCTACCGAGGTTAGTAAAAAGTTAGCACAAAGATTTCGTACCCTGCGAAAGCAATCAAAACTATCTCAAAAAGAGATGGCAGAACGATCAGGTGTTTCATTGGGTAGTTTAAAGCGGTTTGAAAGAACCGGGAGAATTTCTCTTGAATCACTATTGAAATTAATGCATCTTCTGGGACGATTAAACGAAATCGATACTATTCTTTCAATAAATGAAAACCGGGAAGATATTGAAAAACTTTTTTCAAAATAATCTGAAAGTCAATGCCAGCAATAAAGAAAATAACAGTATCGCTGTTGCTCGAAGGAGATATAGCAGAAGTGGGAGAACTAGTATTATCTGATAGCAAAATCTATTTTAGATATAATGCAGATTTCCTAAAAAATGGCCTCAACCTCTCGCCTATCAAATTGCCATTTACCAATGATATTTTAAGTGCAGACAAAGAACCTTTTGACGGATTATTTGGAGTATTTAACGACTCGTTACCAGATGGATGGGGACGTTTACTTCTTGATCGCTCACTAGCTTCAAAAGGAATCGACATAGCAAGAATTACACCTTTGGACCGGTTGGCATTTGTGGGCTCTACCGGTATGGGGGCTCTTACTTATAAGCCAGAAATTGAACCTGCTGAAGATACCGGTCTCATTCCTGAGCTTGACATACTTGCTTACGAAATGAATCAAATCCTACAGGGAACAAGTTCTGATATTATTGAGGAATTATTTATTCTTGGAGGATCATCAGGTGGTGCCCGCCCAAAGGTTTTTGTTGGTTACAATCCTCATTCCAATGAACTGACTCATGGTTTCGACCATCTGCCAGACGGTTATGAGGACTGGATTATTAAATTTCCATCATCATCAGACAATCCGGAAATTGCCAGAATCGAATTCGCCTATCACAAAATGGCCTTGCAGGCAGGAATAAGAATGAGCAGATGCAGGCTGTTTGAGGGAAAATCAGGAAAGGTATATTTCGGAACAAGACGTTTTGATCGGGATTCAGGGAAACGTCTGCATACACATACGGCATCCGGACTTATGCATGACAATTTCAGAATGAGTACTATGGATTATGGCCATTTAATGGACTGTGCATTCCGCCTTGAAAAACATGTAAATGCCTATAAAAAAGTTCTCAGGTTAGCCGCATTCAATGTTTACTCTCACAATCGCGACGATCATAGCAAAAATTTCTCTTTCCTGATGAACGCAAAAGGAGAATGGCAATTTGCCCCGGCTTACGACCTGACATTTTCGAATTCGGCCTACGGATTTCACAGCACCATGATAGCTGGAGAAAGTCGGAATCCAGGACGAAAGGAACTTTTGAAGTTGGCCGATCATTTTGGATTAAAAAAAGGCGATGTAATTATCGAAGAAGTTCAAGATGCAATTAACCATTGGCCGTCCATTGCCAAAGAATGCGGAATTTCAAAAACCAACATCCAAAATATCCAGAATGTACTGAATAAAATTATGGACTAACTTATATATTTAATGGTAAAGCATCTACAAATTAATCACTATAATTCTTCCGGTATCAGTACATGTACCACTAGTAGTACCGGATCTGATACAGGCAACTTATCAGACCTTGTTCAAAATGAAGCAGAAGCACTTTATGAGCTCTAAAGAATGTATTAAACTCTTTATTTTTGTCATTTATTGAGTAGTCTTACTACTCGTTTTTGCATTTAAGTAAAGCAATAGTGTGGTTATTCCGTTTCGCTTTTTTTAGATTTTTCAGAATACAAGCTCAAAAAGCATGAATCAAAAATTGATTATCTGAAAAGCGTTCTAAAACTTTAATTAAATGATTCTGCTGAGCTAAAATGAAATATTGAAAGACTATTTCTTTAAGTTTTTGATGTCATCTAATTTTATGGCTTGTGCTGCTTTGTTTTTCTTCTCGTCCACCACTTTTGCATAAATCTGAGTGGTTTTTACATTTGTATGTCCAAGCATTTTACTAACCGTATAGATATCCGTTCCGCTCGATAATTGCAGGGTTGCAAATGTATGTCTGAAATTATGAAATGTGATCTTCTTTTTGATACCTGCAGCTTCAATCCAATTTTTTAACCGCCGCGAAATCCATGCCGGTCCCGGCAAATCGTCAAAAACTAATTGCTCTGGCGTTCCTACTTCCCCACAAAGCTGCAAGGCCTGTTCTGAGATCGGAGTATACTCAAATCCTTTTGTTTTCTGTTGTGTAAATTGTAATCGCGCTTGATCTCCATCAACAATTATTTCATTCCATTTTAGTTGCTGAATATCAATAAGCCTCAATCCTGTTAGAGCAGAGAAAAGCGCAGCTCTTTTAAGAATATCACGTTCACAGGGCGTGGCTACAAGTTTATTTAGTTCCTCTACGGTTAGGTATTCCCTACGAGATTCCTGCCATTGAATTCCTTTTATCTTAGCAGATAAATCACTAGCCAGATATCCATCAACAAAGGCCTGTTTAAGCGCTGCCTTAAAAACAGAAAAATAGGTAGATGCGGAATTATGGGATAGCTTACCACCTTTGTTACCTCCCCGCGGTGCTGACAAGAGAAAAAGTCTGAAATTTTCAGCCAGACTTAAATTTAATTCTGAAAATAAAAGTGTATCTCCTGCATATAGTTTTAGGAACTCAATGGAACGTTCCCAATTTATTAAAATAGATTTCGAGCTATTTGAATGACGTTTATAAGTTACTTTGGTAAAGTAATCGATAAAATTCTGCTGCAATCGTTCCTTTTGCTCAGCCTGAGCGCTTCCGGTATCATTGTATAGATCCGCATGATCATATTCGCGTTGTCGGAGCTTACGAACGCCATCAGCATATAACATGCTTTCTCTATCAACTTCACTCTTACAAATAATTATTCCATTATCATCGCGTTTGGGTTTGTAGGTTTTTATTCCCTTGGCGTTGATCCGAGCATTCCCCTTTTTATTCCATACCACTGTAGTTACACTTCTATTAAGGTATTCCCGAATACGCTGAGGCGTTTTCTTACCTGGGACAAACACAGGATAACTCTCTAAATAAATGTACCACTCATTTCTATTTTCAGCCTTGCGAAGCCTAACGGTTACTTTCGTTTTTGATAATTGTTTCATGGGGTATTAGTTTATTTCGATTCGTAGATACTATCAATTTCTGTTTTGGGAGCATATACGTATTTCCCAATCTGCCGAATAGGAATGGAGAATTTACGAATATGTTTATAAACAGAACTAGCCGATATACCGAATTTTTGAGTAATCTCCCCAATCGTGTAACAATCTTCAGGCTCCAAGCGATATAGCTTTACCTTCGAATTCTTTTTAGTTGTAGATCTTTCTTTTTTAATCGGGAACATTTGCTCAACTGCCTTTCTTTCTATTCGTACTAGACGAGTTCCAAGATTGATTGCAGGTATTCGACCTTGACGCACAAGTCTATATAATGTACTTTTCGCCACACCAAAAAGGATTATTGCTTCTGGTACCGATAAATACATTCGGTCCTTTGGAATTCTTTCTGCCAATGCCTTTCGTTGTTCCTCTTTTTTCTTTTCTGCTTTTCTTTTTCGATAGGCAGTATCACTACAAGTTTTGGAACAGTAGACCGAGTTCACTGTTTTCGGAATAAAAGGCTCTTTACAAACCTCACAATTCTTCTGAATTTTGCTTATCACCATCTTTACCTGCAATTAAGTACTCATAAGTAGTCATAAGAACTTATAAGTTCCACTTTAACGCTAATTAAGTTCCGATACAAATATAGTACTAATATAAGCTAAAAATACATGAAAAAAAAGTTGACAACATCAAGTGAACACAAACAAAAAACGCAGTAAGTCAGAAACTTACTGCGTTTTACTAATTATTGATTATCCTTAATAATCGTACCCTATTTGACTTCTTCAAAATCAACATCGGTTACTTCACCGTCGTCTTTTGGCTGTCCCTGTGCACCTGCATCAGGTCCGGCTTGTCCGGCGTCAGGACCTGGCTGGCCACCTTGTGCTTGCGATGCATTGTACATTTCTTGCGAAGCAGCCTGGAATACGGTGTTCAGCTCGTTCATTGCTGCATCAATTGCAGCCAGATCTTTTGAAGCGTGTGCTTCTTTAAGCTTTTTCAATGCATCTTCAATCGGGCCTTTTTTGTCTGCCGGCAATTTGTCGCCAAACTCTTTCAGTTGCTTCTCGGTCTGGAAAATCAAACTGTCAGCCTGGTTAATTTTGTCAGCAGTTTCCTTTGCTTGCTTGTCAGCTTCGGCATTTGCTTCAGCTTCCGATTTCATGCGGTTAATTTCCTCATCCGAAAGTCCAGAAGAAGCTTCGATACGAATCGACTGCGATTTACCTGTTGCTTTATCTTTAGCATGAACATGCAAAATACCGTTTGCGTCGATATCGAAAGTTACCTCGATTTGCGGGATGCCACGTGGTGATGGTGGAATTCCGTCTAAGTGGAAACGACCGATTGTTTTGTTACCCGATGCAATTGGACGCTCACCCTGCAAAACATGAATTTCTACTGAAGGCTGATTATCCGCGGCAGTGGTAAATGTTTCCGACTTTTTGGTAGGAATAGTAGTATTGGCTTCAATCAACTTAGTCATTACACCTCCCATGGTTTCAATACCCAACGACAGTGGTGTAACATCAAGTAACAATACATCTTTTACTTCTCCGGTTAAAACACCACCCTGAATAGCAGCACCTACAGCTACAACCTCATCAGGATTTACTCCTTTTGATGCATCTTTACCAAAAAACTCTTTTACTTTATCCTGGATGGCAGGTATACGAGTTGAACCACCAACTAAAATAACCTCGTCAATATCGCTTGCAGATAATCCGGCATTTTGTAATGCTTTACGACAAGGTTCGATAGTTGCGTTGATTAACGAATCGGCCAGTTGCTCGAATTTCGCACGCGATAAAGTTTTTACAAGGTGTTTTGGAATACCGTTAACCGGCATAATATAAGGCAGGTTAATCTCGGTTTGCGACGAGCTCGACAATTCGATTTTTGCTTTCTCGGCAGCTTCTTTCAAACGTTGCAATGCCATTGGGTCTTCGCGCAAGTCAATACCTTCTTCGCTTTTAAACTCGTCGGCCAACCAGTCGATAATTACCTGGTCAAAATCGTCACCACCAAGGTGTGTATCACCATCGGTAGATTTTACTTCGAAAACGCCGTCACCCAGCTCCAAAATAGAAATATCGAAGGTACCACCACCAAGGTCGAATACCGCGATTTTCATGTCACGATCCATCTTATCCAAACCGTATGCCAACGAGGCAGCAGTAGGTTCGTTAATGATACGACGAACAGTTAACCCTGCAATCTCACCAGCTTCTTTGGTTGCCTGACGCTGCGAATCGTTAAAATAGGCAGGAACAGTAATAACGGCTTCAGTTACTTCTTGTCCAAGATAATCTTCAGCTGTTTTCTTCATTTTCTGAAGTGTCATTGCCGAGATTTCCTGAGGTGAATATTTTCTGTCGTCGATTTGTACACGTGGTGTGTTGTTGTCGCCTTTTACCACTTTATATGGTACACGGGCCACTTCTTTTGAAACACGATCAAAAGTTTCGCCCATAAAGCGTTTAATCGAGAAGATTGTTTTTGTTGGATTGGTGATTGCCTGACGTTTTGCAGGATCGCCAACTTTTCGTTCTCCGTTTTCCACGAAAGCAACGATAGAAGGTGTTGTACGTTTTCCCTCGCTATTGGGGATAACTACAGGTTCGTTACCTTCCATTACAGAAACACAAGAGTTTGTGGTTCCCAAGTCAATTCCGATAATTTTTCCCATTGTTATATTTTTTAAGTTTTTATTGTTTCAAAAAAAAATTACGCCTGCAAACAATCAATGATTGTGCCATGCAAAAATCGGCGGAATGAATGTAAAATCTGACACACTATTGCTCTATGATGGTAAAAATCGTGTCAGGAGTGGTGACAAAACGACAGTGGATTTACGAATATTGAATAAAGACTACCGATTTTAGATTAAACAGATGGACTGGTTAGTAGAAGCTTTGTAATGCTTTTACTTGTTAAGGGGCACTGCTAAGGTAAGGCAGATAATTTTTCTTAATACTTACTGCGGTAAATCGACAGCGAAAACTCGGGTCCCGGCACCACAAACTGCTCACCATCGGCAAGGCGCCATGCAAAATCAAGTTTTATTCTCGATTTTTCGCTGAGTTGAGAATAAAAGCCTAAATACGGAATAAGGTTATGACTCAGGCTACCCATATCATCAAAATTATTCAACTCAATGCCCGGAACGTATCGCATTCCAAAATCGAATTGTGTTCGCAGGTTAGGATAATAGCTCCAGCCTAAACTAATTTCGGCTGTTGCCCAATCGCGGCTGACATTGGCATTATTCAATATCCCATCGTTATTCTCAATATCCTTTTTTGTATAGCGGTTGTAAACCATTCCTGCCGAAATATTTCTATTCCATTTTACATTCAAATATTTAGCATTATCGTACTGCATGTATCCACCAAACAGAAAGTCCGGTTCCTGGTTATAATATTCAAATTGTGGCCCAATTTCAAATCGACTTCCCTGGTACCGCGGCTCAAACTCGCTGTATTGCCATTCGGCTGCCATCGATTCGGGAGAAGCCAGAACAAATGTGCTTCGAATAAAATCAACCACTTCAGCCATTTCCTTTTCAGCACTATGTCCTTCTTTATAATTGCGATTGTGTTTAATATTGGCTATTACCTGTGCAAATTGTGCAATTTCGTAATCAGAAAATAAACGACCGGGGTAATATTTTTCGAGCAGGTAATGAGCCGTCATCAGGTGGTTCATTGGGCTTAAGCGCCCGGTTCCCCAGCCGGCTTTAGCACTCAATCCATACCTGAAACGATCTTTAGTAGTGCTTTCGTCAACCGGGCTTATAACGCCCAACGAGTCGGTACTTGAACCATCAAGATTTTGTTTAAAAACATCGTAGCGGCCCCAGGCATTAATATCAAAAACGGTATAACTTTTTGCATCGTAGTAGTAACGATAAAGGTAATCGATATTGGCGGATGTTCGGAGTCCGTAAAAATCCTGGTCGGCAGCAATGTTCTCCACATTCGAACTGTCCACCCAATCGCCGTATCCACCAAAGGGGCCTGTTTCAAAACTCACGCTCAACCGTTCTTGTTTGTAATCCAGCAAGTTCCAATAATTACCTGCCAGCCTAAACTTTCCGTTTAACAAGGTACGTTCTTCGTTAAAACGGCTTTCATCGCTTAACAATTCTTCGGTTTCTTTACTAATTCCCAATAGAAATCCGGTAGTCAATTCGCTCTTTTTAAACGAAACCACCTCGTTACTGATGGCATCATCCTGGGCATTAGCCCCAACAAAAGCCAATACACTAAACAGAAACAGAAGAATTACGGGGTATACGTTATTTAGTTTTCTCATTTTCCGACGTTGAAATTAGCCACAAAGAAAATAAACCTACTGAAAACTTTGGGCATAAACCGGTTAATAAAAGTTAAGCAACTAAAGCTATGTTACGAAAAAGGGCTTGCTTTTGTGCAAAATAAAAGGTTTGGTTAGTTTTGCAGTGTAAACAGAATAATATAACAGACATGTCAGTACATAGCGAAGTTCGGAAAGTTACCACGCACCGTTTATCGGAAATGAAATTGCGTGGCGAAAAAATATCGATGTTAACCTCGTACGATTACAGTATGGCCCAACTGGTTGATGAAGCCGGAATTGATGTTATTCTGGTTGGCGATTCTGCCTCGAACGTAATGGCCGGCCACGAAACCACGCTGCCCATTACTTTAAACGAAATGATTTACCATGGCGCCTCGGTAGTTCGTGCCGTAAACCGTGCCCTGGTTGTTGTTGATTTGCCTTTTGGAACCTACCAGGGTAACTCGCGCGAAGCCCTGAGTTCGGCTATTCGAATTATGAAAGAAACAGCTGCCGACGCGGTAAAACTGGAGGGTGGCGAAGAAGTTATTGAATCGGTAAAACGCATTCTATCTGCCGGAATTCCGGTTATGGGGCACCTGGGGCTAATGCCACAATCCATCCATAAGTTCGGAACATATACCGTGCGTGCCAAAGAGGATGCCGAAGCGGAAAAACTGATTAACGATGCCAAATTGCTGGAAGAAGCAGGGTGTTACGCCATTGTATTGGAGAAAATTCCGGCCTCGTTGGGCGAGCGTGTTGCCCAAGAGCTAAAAATTCCGGTAATTGGAATTGGTGCCGGTGGTGGTGTAGATGGACAGGTTTTGGTAATTCATGATATGCTGGGGATTACTCAACAATTTTCGCCACGCTTTTTACGCCGTTACCATAACCTGGCTGCCGAAATTAAAGGCGCAGTTGGTAATTATATCAACGATGTGAAATCGCAGGACTTCCCCAGCGATAAAGAACAGTACTAACATTTAAGGTAAAAGTCAAATTCTCTGAAAAACATCATCCCCTAAAACTGCTTTCGAAGGGAAATGCGGGAAAACAGGGGATGACAAAACAGAGATAAAATTTGGTTAGGAAAAGAGAGTAGCTAACTTATGGACGTAATTTACGAAGACAACCATATTATTGCAATTAACAAGGCATGCGGCGATGTGGTGCAGGGCGATAAAACCGGCGACGAAACCGTTATCGACAAGGTAAAAAAGTTTCTGAAGGTAAAATACAACAAACCGGGAAACGTGTACCTGGGCCTGCCACACCGCCTCGACCGGCCAACAAGTGGCATCCTTATACTGGCAAAAACAAGCAAAGTACTGCCACGGCTAAATAAGCTTTTTCAAACCAAAAATGGCATGCGAAAAGTGTATTGGGCTGTGGTTGACAAACGTCCGCCCAAATACACCGACACGCTGGAGCATTACCTGCGCAAAGACCAGGAGAAAAACCGGAGTTATGCCTACACCGAGCCTCGTTCTGATGCTAAATTTGCCAGCCTTACCTACCGCCATGTTGCCAGTATCGAGCGTTATCACTTACTGGAAATTGAAATTCATACCGGCCGTCATCACCAGATCAGGGTACAGCTACGCCAATTAAATTTGCACATTAAAGGCGATTTAAAATATGGAGCCCCACGATCGAATAAAAACAAAGGAATTCATTTACATGCACGGCAGGTTGAGCTGATACACCCGGTGCGAAAAACACCACTTACCATAGTTGCCGACCCACCCGTGGATCCGGTTTGGGATGAATTTATGAAACTATTTAAAGCCGGGAAATTTAGTCCGGTGGAGGTTTGAACTGAGAGGGCTGATGGAATGAGTGATTGTGGAGATGATTCAGGAATTTTAATGCTTTAATGCTACAATGCTTTATTTCAGGTAAAATAAAAATTTGTATCTGCCCACTCGTATTACTCCTAAATTACAGTTATTCTACACTTTTGCCTTTTTTCTTTTTCTTGAAACTCTCTATTCCAAATCCTTAGGTTTAAAAGCAAATGGCAGTAAATTATCGGCGCCTTCAAAAACCTGGATTCGCTTACGACCATCAAGAATTATGCGCATGTGTGCATTGTACCGCGATTCAGTTTCAACTAACACCTGCCTGCACGAGCCACAGGGTTGCGCCGGGTGCTCTACAATTCCGTGTGCATTTTTTGCCGTTACGGCAATGGCTTTAACGGGCACATCAGGATAAGTAGAGTTGGCATAAAACATGGCCACACGTTCGGCACACAGCCCGTCGGTAAAATCGGCATTTTCCTGGTTGCTTCCTAAAATCATTTCACCATTTTCAAGTAAAAGGGCAGCACCCACCTGAAATTTTGAATACGGCGCATAGGCATTTTTGCAAGCCTCGCGGGCTGCCAGCAGTAACTTCTGATCAGCATCGGGCAGTTCCACAACCGCATCGTATTCGCAAACCATTATTCGCAGTTCCTTTCTTCGCATAAAAAGGTATTTTTCTCAAATGTACAATTTTATATTAAATGGTAATCCTTCAGCTCATTTTTCATTTCGGTAACAATTTGGACATTAAACAGCTTTCGGTTTTTACCAACCAATTACTTAAACTTTCCACTTTCCGTCCAATAAACCAAGCTTACTCACGTTTCATTGTTTATAAATTGCTCTGTTTTTCATGGGTAAATACCAACGGGTATTTTATTTTTGGCAGCAGCAAACTTTGTAACAGAAACATGAGACACCTATTTTCCACGCTACTACTTACACTACTTGTTATTAATGTTTTTTCGCAACGAATTACACGCGAAGAATACATCAGAAAATGGCAACTGTTGGCCATTGAAGAAATGAACCGCAGCGGTATACCAGCTAGCATAACCATGGCGCAAGGCTGCCTGGAGTCGGGAAACGGGAACAGTGAACTCTCGCTAAAATCGAACAACCACTTTGGTATTAAGTGTAAAAAAAGCTGGAAAGGAAAGAAGGTTTATTACGATGACGATAGGAAAAATGAATGTTTCAGAAGCTACCGAACGGTAGAAGATTCATATATTGACCACACTAACTTTCTGATGCAAAACCAACGCTATGCATCGCTTTTTCAGTTAAAACACACCGACTACAAAGGCTGGGCAAAAGGTTTAAAAAAAGCAGGTTACGCCACAGCCCACGATTATGACAAACGTTTAATTCGGATTATTGAGGAAAACAAGCTGTACCGCCTCGATAAAAAAATGACCTTTAACCAGATTGAAGTGCAAACAGCTCATAATGTTCTGGATACCGACACCTCGGGCAAACTAACGATTACTCCGTTTAATTCGCACGAGGTAACCAAATTTAACCGGGTAAAAGCAGTGGTGGCCCAAAAAGGCGACACCTACGAAATACTGGCGCAGGAACTTGGCCTGAAGGATTGGGAGTTGTATAAATTTAACGATCAGCGGCCGGGCTATCGTCCGGTACCCAATGAAGTAGTATATATAAAACCCAAAAAGAATAAAACCCAAAAGAATAAACTCACACACCGTGTGCAGGAAGGCGAAACCATGCATTACATCTCGCAATTGTACGGGATAAAGTTAAAACCACTGTATCGTCGCAACGGGTTGAAAAAGGGGCAGCAACCTCGCCCGGGCCAGGTAATTTATCTGCGGAAGAAGAAGTAAGGAATTGAGAGAATAAAGGCTGAATTGACCATTGCTTGAATGCTTTAATACATCCTCCTCACTTTGTGAATCCTGGTGATTTATGGGTTTAACTCTTCGTAAAAAGGCGGAAAAAAACAATCCGTTTCCGAAGCACTATTCTTGTTTAAAATGAAGGTATTGTTATGAAGATACCCTGTACATAAAATACCTTAAAAGTACACGGTCGGCAAACAGTACAAAAACCACCAAAAGGGTTACACCCACCACCAACGACGCATTTGCAGAAAGGAAAGTCAACCAACCCGATACCGTAACATCGTACCAAACAAAGGCCAAAACCGCAGCAACAACCATAATCCCAAGTATAACTGCCAGGTAAATAGCAAATTCCTTCAGGTATTGTTGCCATGCAAAACGCCGCTCCACTTTTTTAACAAGAGCATCGGTAAAATTCTCCGACAGTTTGAATTCCGGCTCCAAGGTTACAGCCTCTTTAAATAATTTGTCTGTATTAAAATTCCGATTATCGTTATACATAGTCAACAAATATATTAGTTTGTTCCAAACGGGCAACTTTTTCAATCTTGCCTTTTAATAATTTACGCGCCCTATTCAGGTAACTTTTTATGGTACCTTCGGGCATTCCGGTAATTTCTTCAATCTCTTTGTACGAGAACTCTTCCAGATGAAACAGGGTAATAACCGTTCGGTAGTTCACCGGCAAGGTCTCAATTAGTTGCAAGAGATATTTTTTTGCTTCTTCCTGCTCAATGCGTTTCTGGTTCAACCCCGGATCCTTTTCGGAAAGAATAAGCTTGGGTTCTTCGCTGTACGACAACTCTCCTCTTCGTTTTAGTCTCCGGTAGTGCGTAATTGCCGTATTGTAGGCAATAGTGGCAATCCAGGTCGACAGTTTGGCATCACCCCTGAAGCGTTTTAATTGTTTAAATACCTTAATAAAAACCTCCTGACAAATGTCTTCCAACTCATCTTCCTGCTGAATAACGCGTCCAACTACGTGCATTACAAGCCGTTGGTGTTTCGAAACCAAAAACCTGAATGCATGGCTATTTCCGTTTAAAACCTGCTGAACCAGTTGCGCATCATTCATAATTAAACCATCTGACTCGGCAAGGTAGGCAAATGTTACAATTATTTTTTAAAAGTTTAAAGCCCAGAAACCATGGCCCAAAGAAAAAGGTGCCTGGTAAATCGTTAATTTACTTTGTAAGTTTTCATTTTGAACAGAAAGCCAAGGGATAACCCTAAGCATTTTATATATTTGCGCAGATTTTTTAAAAACGATTGATTCATTCACGATCAGAAATAAATTTTATACAGATGAGTTTTGTACAAGAGCTGAAATGGAGAGGCATGTTGCACGATATTATGCCGGGAACTGAAGAACAACTTGAAAAAGAATTAACAGCAGCCTATGTTGGCATTGACCCAACAGCCGATTCGTTGC
Above is a genomic segment from uncultured Draconibacterium sp. containing:
- a CDS encoding sigma-70 family RNA polymerase sigma factor, with product MNDAQLVQQVLNGNSHAFRFLVSKHQRLVMHVVGRVIQQEDELEDICQEVFIKVFKQLKRFRGDAKLSTWIATIAYNTAITHYRRLKRRGELSYSEEPKLILSEKDPGLNQKRIEQEEAKKYLLQLIETLPVNYRTVITLFHLEEFSYKEIEEITGMPEGTIKSYLNRARKLLKGKIEKVARLEQTNIFVDYV